The following coding sequences lie in one Oncorhynchus nerka isolate Pitt River linkage group LG14, Oner_Uvic_2.0, whole genome shotgun sequence genomic window:
- the LOC115122061 gene encoding AP-1 complex subunit sigma-3-like — protein sequence MLRFLLLFSRQGKLRLQKWFTPVTEREKKKVIREMTLMVLARPPHSCNFLHWRDLKIVYKRYASLYFCCGLEDQDNELLTLEVLHRYVELLDKYFGNVCELDIIFNFEKAYFILDEFLMGGEILETSKTAVGIAMEEAETLQETMEEYMSKPTY from the exons ATG TTGCGCTTCCTGCTGCTGTTCAGCCGGCAGGGGAAGCTGCGACTGCAGAAGTGGTTCACTCCggtgactgagagagagaagaagaaggtgaTCAGGGAAATGACTCTGATGGTGCTGGCTCGCCCTCCCCACTCCTGTAACTTCCTCCACTGGAGGGACCTCAAGATTGTTTACAAGAG GTATGCCAGCCTCTATTTCTGCTGTGGTCTGGAGGACCAGGACAATGAACTGTTGACCTTGGAGGTGCTGCACCGATATGTCGAGCTGCTGGACAAATACTTTGGCAAC GTGTGTGAGCTGGACATCATCTTTAACTTTGAGAAGGCCTACTTCATCCTTGATGAGTtcctgatgggaggagagatccTGGAGACCTCCAAGACAGCTGTGGGCATTGCTATGGAGGAGGCAGAGACACTACAAgag ACAATGGAGGAGTATATGAGTAAACCGACCTACTGA